The Paenarthrobacter aurescens region TGTTCCCCCCGGGTCGGTTAGGTAGTCCCTTGATACTCGGGCACACCCGGTCCTCGCGCTATGGGGCGAACTACCCACGTGTTGTGCTCAGCGAGGCGCAAACGCGATCTCTTCCGTGCGGGCAATGCCGCGCTGGATGGCCGCCTTGTCGATTCCCAGCAGCGTGGTGAGCCACATGCCGTTCTGCACCACAACCACGTCGGCCGCACGGTCCCGGCATTCCTCAGGGGACAGCCCGGGAACTGCATTGCCGATCAAGGCCGCAAGCCCCTGAAGATATCTTTCAAAGGCTGCGGCATTGATGCGTGCAAAGTCCTCATCCGCCTGGGCGAGGGCCCACAAGTGGAGGCGGAGGGATAGGTACGGTGTGGTCAGGAGTCCCGGATCCGCAACGCGCCGAAGCGACTCCCGGAGTTGTTCGTCCGGTGTTGACGTAGCCTGCGGTTCCACCAGCAGGAGGTCGTGCTCTTCAATTTGGTGGAGCACCGCGCGGATCAGGCTCGATTTGTCTTCGTAGTAATAGTTCACAAGCCCCAGGGCGACGCCGGCTTCACGCGCCACGGCGCGCATGTTAATGCCCGAGATGCCGTGGCGGGACAGCAGTTCCAAGGCTGCGTCGAGAATGCGTTTCTGCCTGTCAACCTGTTCGCCGGACTTTACGGTGCTTGTACCCATTCGGCCAGACTATTGCGAAACCCTGATCGGCGCATCCTGACCCTCTACAGGTTCTTCTCCGCGTAAATGCGCAGGGCATCCCTGACGAAGGTGGCCCCTGATTCGCCACCGTAGTTGGCAGCGAACCGCGGATCAGCAACGTACATTTCGCCGAGTCCTGTGACGTAACCCTTCACGTCTCCGCCAGGTGCCGCCGTCGGGGTTCCGGGAATGCCGGTCAGCCACTCGACGTGGCGCCGGGCCAGATCCTGCGCTTCAGCGCTGTCCGGCGAAGCCCCGGATTCTGCGGCAGCGATCCAGTCGGCCCCGAGCTGCTGGACCCGGTCCTTCCACTGCTGCTTTTCTTCGGCGCTCATTCCGCGCCACCAGGAATCACTGGCAGCGTAGGCATCCTTGCCCCAGCGTTCTTCCACCTCGTCCTTGTACTGAGTGTGGTCGAAGCCATCAAACATGTTCTGTGCCATGTACTTTCCATCCCCTTTCATCGTGTCGATTGTCTGCCGAACGGAGGCGATCTGCCGGGCCAGCCTGTCCTGCTCCTGGGCGAGCCATTCCAAATGGCTGCTCAGCGCTTTGACGGTATCGGTCTCGCGGTCAAGAACTTCGGCGATGGCCGGGAGGCCTAGCCCCAGTTCCCGGAGCAGGAGGATGCGCTGGAGCTGAACCAAAGCCGGACCGTCATAGTAGCGGTAGCCGTTATGGCCGGTCCGGCTTGGTTTCAGCAACCCGATGTCGTCGTAATGACGCAACGTGCGGCTGGTGGTGCCTGCAATCTTGGCGATCTCCTGAATTGACCAGTCCATGCGTCCCCCGTTCTGTGCTTGTTCTTCGACAGTAGAGGTTGACGTTACGTCAAGGTCAAGAGGATGGTGATCAACACTTAGTCGGCCAGGATCAGGTAGAGCGCCCGGCGGGTTTCGTCCAGCTTTTCGATGGCAGCTTGACGCTGTTCGTCGGTAGCGGCCCCGCGGAACTGGTGGATGACGCCCATGAGCTTCCCAACGCTCTGGTGGAAAGCGGCACCGGTGCCGTCAGCCTCGGTGTTCCAGGCGTTGGCGAGTTCTTCCTCGTGCTCGGCTACGTAGGCCTTGCCGTCATCGGTGAGGGTGAATTCGGTGCGGCGACCCTCGCCGACGGCGACGATCAGTTCCTCGTCCACCAGCTGCTGCAGGGTGGGGTAGACCGAACCCGGGCTGGGGCGCCATGCGCCGGACGTCTTCTCTGCGATGGTCTTGATCAGGCCGTATCCGTTGGATGGAGCCTCAGCCAGAAGGGAGAGAATCGCTGCGCGGACGTCGCCACGGTTGGCCCTGCGTGATCCGCCGGGACCGAATCCCCTGGGGCCAAAGCCGGGTCCGAAGCCAGGCCCAAAACCGCCGGGGCCAAAGCCGGGCCCGAATCCGCCTCCGCCGTGCCCGCCCGGTCCGCGCCGGCCTTTGCCCCGGTTGAAGCGGCCCCGGCCGTGTCCGTGTTCGGGATGTCCGTGATCGTGCTCGGGGAATGAGTTGTTGTTTTCGTTGATGCCTTTCATAGCAGCATCGTCCTTTCGGTTGTTGTTACGCCGAAGGAGTATCGGCGATAGTTAACGATATATCGCTAACTATCGCCTGGTCAAGAGTTTTCTTAAAGCACGACGGCGGGTGGCAGCTTCCAAGGGAAGCCGGCACCCGCCGTCGTGATTGGTTCTAAAGCCCTATTTCCACCAGGTATCGAAGATGGTGACCGGGACGGTGCGCTTGTGGCGCGTGCGGAGGTACTTCTGCTCCAGCAGCTCCGCCGCGTCCTCGGGGACGTCGCGGCCTTCGAGGTAGTCGTCGATGGTGTCGTAGGTGATACCGAGCTCGTCTTCGTCGGTACGGCCGGGCTTGTTGTCCAGGAGGTCGGCGGTGGGAACCTTCTCCCATACCCGTGAGGGTGCGCCAAGCTCGGCCAGGAGTGCGCGGTTCTGGCGCTTGTTCAGGCCGAACAGCGGCAGGATGTCCGCGCCGCCGTCGCCGAATTTCGTGAAGAAGCCGGTGACGGACTCGGCGCCGTGGTCCGTTCCGATCACCAGGTAATTGTGTTCGCCGGCCAGTGCGTACTGGGCGATCATGCGTGCGCGTGCTTTGGTGTTGCCCTTATGGAAATCGGAGATCGGGGCGCCGGTGGTCTTCTCGAACTCCTCCTCGAAGCCGTCCACGGCTTGGGAGATGTTGTAGGTCCACTCGGTCTTGGCCTTGATGAAGTCGAGGGCTGCCTGAGCGTCGTCTTCATCGTGCTGGATGCCGTAGGGGAGGCGGACGGCAACAAAGTTTGCGTCCACGCCCTCGGCTTCCAATTCCTCAACGGCCAACTGGGCGAGGCGGCCGGCCAGCGAGGAATCTATGCCGCCGGAGATACCTAGGACGAATCCCTTGGTGTGCGTCGCCTTCAGATAATCCTTCAGGAAACCGACGCGTTTGCGGACCTCCTCTGCGGGGTTGATCCGGGGCTGGACGCCCATTTCTTCAATGATCTTGGCCTGGAGTTCGCGCATGGTTCAACACTAGTCAGCATGGTTGCGGACGCTCAACCATATTGCCTACTTCCAGCCCACATGTCAGCCAACGTGTCAGTTACGTTGAAGTCACCGGACCTGTGGAGCCGCGGACGGTGAGGTGGGTGGGCATGACGGAGCGGTTCCGGTTACCGCCCCCGGCCAAGGGATTCAGTTGCGCCAGCAACATGGACACTGCAACACGTCCTGCCTGCTCAATGGGCGAGCTCATGGTGGTGAGGGGTGGGTTGCAGAAGTCCGCCCCGAAAATATCGTCACAGCCCACAATGCTCATGTCCTCCGGAACCCGAAGGCCACGTTCGCGGAGCCGTTGCAGCATGCCGATGGCAATGAGGTCATTGAAAACAATGCACGCAGTGACTCCGCTGTGCACGGCGGCATCCGCTGCGGCTGCGCCGGATTGGGTTTTGGGGGCAAACGGCCCGAGCCTGCGGACATCGACTCCGCGCTCTTCGGCCGCTTCTGACAGGGCCGTCCAACGCCGGGCGCTGGACTGCGAAACTGCAGGTCCGGAAACGTAGGCAACTGAGGTGTGGCCCAGGGAAATCAGATGGTCCAAAGCCTGCGGCATGGCTGAGGGGGTGTCGATCAGAACTGCGGGAACGCCGTCAACATCGCGGTTCACGGTGACCATGGGCATCCGGGAAGCGGCCGCGGCCAGGGCTTCATCATTGAGGCGGGACGCCGCCACAATCACGCCGTCGGCACTCTTGCGCAACTGTTCCAGCGTGCTGGCCTCCACCTCGTCCGATTCCTCTGTATCAACCAGCAACTGGGTGTACCCGGCTGCCTTCAGTTGAAGCTGCGTTCCCCTGATGAGGTCAAAGTAGAACGGGTTGGTGATATCCGGAACCAGGACGCCCACGGCACCTGTCTTGCCGGAGCTCAGCGCTTTCGCCTGGGAGTTGGGCGTGTAATTGAGTTCGACGGCGGCGGCCTGGATCCGCTCGCGGGTGCGGATATTGACGCGCTCCGGATTGGCGAGGGCCCTCGAAACGGTGGACGCGGCCACGCCGCACAGCGCAGCGATGTCATGGATGGTGGCAGGCCGGCCTGTCGCCATGGGTTGCGTCGCCATGGGCGTTCCTCTCTGAACAGCAAACATGGGCGTTCCTCCCGGAACGACTCATCATCCGGCTGTGACTGCTGCCACACCGTCGACTAAGAATGCCACAGGATGGCAGCGAATGGCAATCGGTTGTCAAATGCGTGCCAAGATGGCTAAACTCGAGGAACAAGCCCCGCCTGTGAACTGCGTCACCGCCCCCTCGTGTGCCGCAGCAGGACTACCAAGGAGATTTTGTGACTCAACCCAGTGCCGTGTGGAGCCTGTCCGGTTTCGGCGACGAAGTAGACCTCGATCCCGCCGTCCAGGCCGCCGTGCTGCTGGCCCTCGGTGCGAGCCACATTGAAGTCCGCAGCGCGTGGGGGACCAACGTTTCAGAACTGGAGCACGATGCTGTGCTGCGGCTCAAAGCCATCCTGGATGAGAAAGGCCTCAAAGTTTCAGCTGTTGCCAGCCCCATTGGCAAGGTGGACGTCAGCCTCCCCGTGGAGCATGAGGTGACCCGCCTACGCCAGATCATCTCCGTCGCGAAGGCCCTGGACACCAAGTACGTCCGCATCTTTTCCTTCTACCGCGGCGAGGAACAGGGCCCGGAAGACATCCGCGACTCCGTCATGGAGCGCATGTCCGCCCTTGCTGCTGAAGCTGCTGCCAATGACGTGATTCTGCTGCATGAAAACGAGAAGGGCATCTACGGCGATACTCCGGACCGCGTCCTGGACATCATGAAGACGGTCAACTCGCCGGCGCTCCGGGTGGCATGGGACAACGCCAACTTCGTCCAAGTAGGCGTCAAGCCCTACACAGAGGGCTACGCCATGCTGCGTCCGTACCTTGAGTACCTGCAGGTGAAAGATGCTATCGCCGCCACGGGTGAAGTGGTTCCGGCCGGCGAGGGTGACGGGGAGCTGGAAGCAACCATCAGCGCCCTCGCCGCCGACGGCTACACGGGATTCGCCTCGCTGGAACCGCACTTGGCCAGCGCCCACGAACTCGGCGGATACTCCGGCCCGGTCGCCTTCGGGCTCGCGGCCCGCGCCTTTGCCGGCCTCGCTGCCAGGAGCGGCGTCACCCTGGCCTAAAGCGCTGCAACGAGACAACCCGGCTCGAACCTTCACCCAGCATCAACCTTCAAAGGAGCAGGTATGCCTACAGCAGCAATTATTGGTTGCGGCGACATCTCTACCATCCACTTCGCGGCCCTCGCCACCATGGACCATGCCGAGTTGGTGGCCGTCTGCGATACCGATCCGGAAAGGTTGGCAGCGGCGGAAGCCGCCCACGGCGTCCCCGGCTACGCGGACTACCTGGACATGCTCCAGAAGGTGCGTCCCGACGTCGTGCATATTTGTACGCCACATCATCTCCACGCTTCGGTGGCCGCTGATTGTTTGGAGCGGGGCGTCCATGTGATCGTCGAGAAGCCGCTGGCCCATACGGCGGCCGAGGGGCGGAGGCTGGTGGAGGTTGCGGAGCGGAGGGATGCAAAGATCGGCGTCTGCTTCCAGAACCGCTACAACGCGACGTCCCAAGCCATGCATGAACTGCTCGACGGCGGCACGCTGGGTCAGGTGATCGGCGCCTCGGCCACCGTCATGTGGCACCGGGACGGCAGCTACTACCGCAGCCGTCCATGGCGCGGCACCTGGGCCGAAGGCGGGGGTGGTCTGATGATGAACCAAGCCATTCACACCGTAGACCTGCTGCAGTGGCTGGTGGGCGATGTTGCCAAGGTGGAAGGCCACGCATCCACCCGTTCCTTGGGCGGGGTGATCGAGGTGGAAGATACCGCGGAATTTGTTGCGGAACACGTCAATGGTGCGCGCAGCGTCTTTTACGCAACGCTGGCCAACGCAGTGAATGCGCCCGTGACCTTGGACATCGTCACGGAGAAAGCAACGCTCAGCCTGCGCGGTGACCTGACGGTGAGCTATGCCGACGGCAGGGTTGATGTCATTCCGGAAAGGGTTGCTGAGAGTGGTGGCAGATCCTACTGGGGTGTGTCCCACGAGCTTCTGATCGAGGATTTCTACCGCAAGCTCCAGGACCCTGGGCCGTTCTGGATCCACCCCGCCGAGGCTGAAAAATCCTTGCGGGTCATCAAGGAAATCTATGCGCAAAGCTACCCGGACATGGCGAACAGGGTGGGTTGAGAACCAGCCGCTGTGCCATCTTGGCAACAATCTAAGAAACTTTTGACAATCGGTTGCCAAAATCTCGCAAAGTACGTACTGTAAATCTCACACCCAAGAAAAGTGTGGCGCAGGCCACACGCTCAAGCTCTGACTCGCATCAGGCTATGACTCAGTAGGAGCCAACAATGAAGTTAGGTCCCAAGGCGGCAGCAGCCGCCATCGTACTTAGCGCCTCTCTGGCGCTTACCGCCTGTGGCGGCGGGAATGCCGGTGCCGGAACTGGTTCCTCTACCGGCACCAAAACCGTCACGGCCCTGACGCTGGGAACCCTCAGGGACCTCACCTCCTGGGACCCGGCCCAGGCTCACGTAGGCCACGCACTCCAGCCTTATCAGGCAGCCTACGACTCCCTGATCCTCCGCGAACCGGACGGCAAGCTCAGCCCCATGCTGGCAACCGCCTGGAAGTACAACGACACCAACACCAAGCTCACCGTTGACCTCCGGACCGATGTCACTTTCAGCGACGGAGCCAAGTTTGACGCCGCTGCGGCCAAAGCAAACATGGACCACTTCAAGAAGGCCAACGGCCCCCAGATGGCCCAGCTGGGTTCAGTTTCGGACATCGCAGTGGTGGACGCCGACACCATCGACATAAACCTCAGCGCACCGGAGCCGGCCCTGGAATACTTCCTCAGCCAGGCAGCCGGCCTCATGGGAAGCCCCGCAGCCCTGGGCACCGATGCCATCAAGACAGTCCCCGTGGGTTCCGGCCCGTACGTGATGGACAAAGCAGCCTCCGTCAAGGATTCCCAGACGGTCTTCAACGCACGTGACGGCTACTGGAACAAGGACCTCCAGAAGTTCAAGAAGCTCACCCTCAAGGTCCTCCTGGACCCCACCGCCCGCACCAACGCGCTGGTCTCCGGCCAGATTGACGCCACCCTCCTTGACCCCAAGAACGGCAAGCAGGCCGAGGGCGCAAAGATGAAGCTCGAAACCAACCAGGTTGACTGGTCCGGGCTGCTCCTCTTGGACCGTGACGGCACCAAGAACCCGGCCCTGGCCAACGTCAAGGTCCGCCAAGCCATCAACCACGCCTTCGACCGCAAGACCATCCTGGATCAGGTCATGTTGGGCCAGGGCACCCCCACCTCGCAGCCGTTCGGCAAGGAGAGTGGTGCCTGGAGCGAGGAGCTGGAGAACTACTACAGCTACGATCCCGAGAAAGCCAAGCAGCTCCTGAAAGACTCCGGCTTTGAGGGCAAGGTCAGCATCGACGTTCCTACACTTCCCGGTGCTGAAACCCTGATCTCTGTCATGAAGCAGCAGCTTGCCGATGTGGGCATCACCCTGAACCCGGGCGCAGCCATCACCAACACCTTCACCTCGGACGTTGCCGCGCAGAAGTACCCGGCACTCTTCTACAACCTCTTCCAAGGGCAGCCGACTGTAGCGATTGACCAGATCGTCTCCACCAAGGCCCTGTACAACCCTTTCAAGACCACCACCCCTGAGCTTGAGGCCAAGATCGCGGCCGTGCGCACCGGTGGTGCAGATGCCGGCAAGCTGGCCCAGGAAGTCAACAAATACGTGGTGGAACAAGCCTGGTTCGCCCCGCTGTTCCGCGTGAACCAGATGTACTACCACAACGACAAAGTGAACGTCACGCCGCAGGTGCAGCAGGCCGTTCCGTCCATCTACAACTACTCGCCCGCCAAGTAGGACCCCATGATCAAGTTCATTGCGAAAAGACTGGGCAGCGGTTTGGTGGTATTGTTCGTCGTCTCGGTCCTCACCTTCACCCTGCTGTACACCTCCAGCGGAAGTATTGCCCAGAACATCCTGGGAGACCAGGCAACACCTGAACAGGTTGCCTTGAAGGAACAGGAGTTGGGGCTGGATCAGCCGCTCTTTGTCCGATACTTCGCATGGTTGGGCGATGCCCTGACCGGCAACCTTGGAGCTTCCTGGTTCACCTCGGAGCCAGTGGCCAATTCCTTGGCCACCCGCATCCCGGTAACCATGACCATGGTTTTCACCGCAATGATCCTGATCGCCATCTGCGCAGCACTGATTGGTGTTGCCGCAGCCGTGAAGCGCGGCTGGGTGGACAGGGTGGTCCAGATTGGCGCGATCGTGGGGGACTCCATCCCCGGATACGTGATCGGCGTGTTCCTGGTAACCATCCTGGCCATCCAGCTGGGTTTCTTCCCCGCCACCAGCACCATCTCCCCGGAGGTGGGTCCGGAGGCCTGGGTCTACTCCATGACCCTGCCGGTGATCGCTTTGCTGATCAACGGTGTGACCGGCGGTGCCCAGCAGATCCGCTCCGCCGTGATCAAG contains the following coding sequences:
- a CDS encoding TetR/AcrR family transcriptional regulator, which gives rise to MGTSTVKSGEQVDRQKRILDAALELLSRHGISGINMRAVAREAGVALGLVNYYYEDKSSLIRAVLHQIEEHDLLLVEPQATSTPDEQLRESLRRVADPGLLTTPYLSLRLHLWALAQADEDFARINAAAFERYLQGLAALIGNAVPGLSPEECRDRAADVVVVQNGMWLTTLLGIDKAAIQRGIARTEEIAFAPR
- a CDS encoding MerR family transcriptional regulator; translation: MDWSIQEIAKIAGTTSRTLRHYDDIGLLKPSRTGHNGYRYYDGPALVQLQRILLLRELGLGLPAIAEVLDRETDTVKALSSHLEWLAQEQDRLARQIASVRQTIDTMKGDGKYMAQNMFDGFDHTQYKDEVEERWGKDAYAASDSWWRGMSAEEKQQWKDRVQQLGADWIAAAESGASPDSAEAQDLARRHVEWLTGIPGTPTAAPGGDVKGYVTGLGEMYVADPRFAANYGGESGATFVRDALRIYAEKNL
- a CDS encoding PadR family transcriptional regulator — protein: MKGINENNNSFPEHDHGHPEHGHGRGRFNRGKGRRGPGGHGGGGFGPGFGPGGFGPGFGPGFGPRGFGPGGSRRANRGDVRAAILSLLAEAPSNGYGLIKTIAEKTSGAWRPSPGSVYPTLQQLVDEELIVAVGEGRRTEFTLTDDGKAYVAEHEEELANAWNTEADGTGAAFHQSVGKLMGVIHQFRGAATDEQRQAAIEKLDETRRALYLILAD
- the nadE gene encoding ammonia-dependent NAD(+) synthetase; translation: MRELQAKIIEEMGVQPRINPAEEVRKRVGFLKDYLKATHTKGFVLGISGGIDSSLAGRLAQLAVEELEAEGVDANFVAVRLPYGIQHDEDDAQAALDFIKAKTEWTYNISQAVDGFEEEFEKTTGAPISDFHKGNTKARARMIAQYALAGEHNYLVIGTDHGAESVTGFFTKFGDGGADILPLFGLNKRQNRALLAELGAPSRVWEKVPTADLLDNKPGRTDEDELGITYDTIDDYLEGRDVPEDAAELLEQKYLRTRHKRTVPVTIFDTWWK
- a CDS encoding LacI family DNA-binding transcriptional regulator — its product is MATQPMATGRPATIHDIAALCGVAASTVSRALANPERVNIRTRERIQAAAVELNYTPNSQAKALSSGKTGAVGVLVPDITNPFYFDLIRGTQLQLKAAGYTQLLVDTEESDEVEASTLEQLRKSADGVIVAASRLNDEALAAAASRMPMVTVNRDVDGVPAVLIDTPSAMPQALDHLISLGHTSVAYVSGPAVSQSSARRWTALSEAAEERGVDVRRLGPFAPKTQSGAAAADAAVHSGVTACIVFNDLIAIGMLQRLRERGLRVPEDMSIVGCDDIFGADFCNPPLTTMSSPIEQAGRVAVSMLLAQLNPLAGGGNRNRSVMPTHLTVRGSTGPVTST
- a CDS encoding sugar phosphate isomerase/epimerase, whose protein sequence is MTQPSAVWSLSGFGDEVDLDPAVQAAVLLALGASHIEVRSAWGTNVSELEHDAVLRLKAILDEKGLKVSAVASPIGKVDVSLPVEHEVTRLRQIISVAKALDTKYVRIFSFYRGEEQGPEDIRDSVMERMSALAAEAAANDVILLHENEKGIYGDTPDRVLDIMKTVNSPALRVAWDNANFVQVGVKPYTEGYAMLRPYLEYLQVKDAIAATGEVVPAGEGDGELEATISALAADGYTGFASLEPHLASAHELGGYSGPVAFGLAARAFAGLAARSGVTLA
- a CDS encoding Gfo/Idh/MocA family protein, giving the protein MPTAAIIGCGDISTIHFAALATMDHAELVAVCDTDPERLAAAEAAHGVPGYADYLDMLQKVRPDVVHICTPHHLHASVAADCLERGVHVIVEKPLAHTAAEGRRLVEVAERRDAKIGVCFQNRYNATSQAMHELLDGGTLGQVIGASATVMWHRDGSYYRSRPWRGTWAEGGGGLMMNQAIHTVDLLQWLVGDVAKVEGHASTRSLGGVIEVEDTAEFVAEHVNGARSVFYATLANAVNAPVTLDIVTEKATLSLRGDLTVSYADGRVDVIPERVAESGGRSYWGVSHELLIEDFYRKLQDPGPFWIHPAEAEKSLRVIKEIYAQSYPDMANRVG
- a CDS encoding ABC transporter substrate-binding protein, which gives rise to MKLGPKAAAAAIVLSASLALTACGGGNAGAGTGSSTGTKTVTALTLGTLRDLTSWDPAQAHVGHALQPYQAAYDSLILREPDGKLSPMLATAWKYNDTNTKLTVDLRTDVTFSDGAKFDAAAAKANMDHFKKANGPQMAQLGSVSDIAVVDADTIDINLSAPEPALEYFLSQAAGLMGSPAALGTDAIKTVPVGSGPYVMDKAASVKDSQTVFNARDGYWNKDLQKFKKLTLKVLLDPTARTNALVSGQIDATLLDPKNGKQAEGAKMKLETNQVDWSGLLLLDRDGTKNPALANVKVRQAINHAFDRKTILDQVMLGQGTPTSQPFGKESGAWSEELENYYSYDPEKAKQLLKDSGFEGKVSIDVPTLPGAETLISVMKQQLADVGITLNPGAAITNTFTSDVAAQKYPALFYNLFQGQPTVAIDQIVSTKALYNPFKTTTPELEAKIAAVRTGGADAGKLAQEVNKYVVEQAWFAPLFRVNQMYYHNDKVNVTPQVQQAVPSIYNYSPAK
- a CDS encoding ABC transporter permease, whose amino-acid sequence is MIKFIAKRLGSGLVVLFVVSVLTFTLLYTSSGSIAQNILGDQATPEQVALKEQELGLDQPLFVRYFAWLGDALTGNLGASWFTSEPVANSLATRIPVTMTMVFTAMILIAICAALIGVAAAVKRGWVDRVVQIGAIVGDSIPGYVIGVFLVTILAIQLGFFPATSTISPEVGPEAWVYSMTLPVIALLINGVTGGAQQIRSAVIKQLERDYVRTLRSRGIGEREILFKHVLRSAAPAGLTVLSLQLIGMLGGVVIIEQIFALPGMGPLAVAATTQTDLPVVMGVVMYTVVVVIVVNLLVDILNGWLNPKVRVS